From the Solea solea chromosome 7, fSolSol10.1, whole genome shotgun sequence genome, the window ACagtaatcgtcaactattttgataatcacttcatcagtttgagtttaagtgttttctgattatacagcttttaaattgtgaaaatgttctggtttctttgctccatatagtTCCACATCCAAACAAGTGTGATTCAAATTGCTGCTAGCTTTAGCTATTCTAGGAGAGAATGACGTGAAAATCTGACAGCACCAATTTATCAACCCTGTTCAAACCTTAAATTAACATCCATTTTTAGATAtaataaaagaacataaatgaAGTAGAGCTATTCGATTAATAAGTCAATTAGTTTCCCAATTAATCAATTAGCTGTGGTCCTTGAAAtgctgaaaaatattgatctgtGTTGTACgaaattatgttctcaaatgtcttgttctcaaaatattcacaattagggccaaaaaaatatcatagagctaattttaattgttaaaaaaactcaaactgaaAGTGGTGATAATTCGTTTGAGTTGTGAAGCGATTCCTTAATTAAGCGATTCCTTaattaatcgtttcagccctAAAGCTAAAGCAATTTGTCCTCAGGATGTCGTCTTTGTATGTTgttgaaggttgtgacaaagtattGTTCGGAaaatgttctgggaacctttagagaacgttctctaaacgGAGAACCTTGGGGGAACATTCCCTCAAGCAAAAGGTAACGTTCCTAGAtcattctgggaaccaaaattagctgaaactgtattttatattaCAGTAGCATGTATTCAACACGCAGCTGTGCCAGGTCCATGTTGTCACAGGAGATGCATCCAGGACACATGTTAATTCCTCATGGAAACTGTGTCAAGTCCataaaaatgtagtaaaatgAATCATACAACAAACAGGATACACAGGATCAATGGGCACAGATTGTAGAGAAAATCTACACAAATCTACAACTACAGGAAGCTCAGTTTGAAGAAAAATTGATAAAATGGACAATATTCCAAGACAAGAACAGCAATGCAGACCACAGAAAAGATAGTTGATTGAGTAGAAACATGGACAGATTGctattgtttttgtaattattttttatatgttgGTTTTACAACTGGTAAAGGGAAAACATTCAATAAAAACTTaagtctcaaaaaaaaaaaaaaggaatgctgTGACTCACCATGCAGGCCGCCTGCACAGCCTCACTCAGACTGGCAGCGTTGGGCTCACACCAGAACATGTGACAGGTGAAGTCTCGCGGGCCCTCGGCCATGATGAACGCGAAGGAGTGGACGTCCTTGCCCACACCCATAAAAGACAGGAAACGCACCCTGCACTCGTACAGCACGTCCTCATCCTGGACATGGACAAGAAAATGACAGTTAATTATGTCATGAAAGTGGATTATTGGTCAAGtacaacagattaaaaaaaggcttttaatgcaactctgaaaactgaaaaaaaactgctgtaatGATGACGTATTTAGCCAACTTTGTGTGGGTTAGTGTCGTTAAAATTCTCCTCCATCCTCCTTCCATCACCTCATGAAACACTTTGGAGAGAGAGGGCATTTATTCCCATGTGCAACACCTAATTTGTCTAAAGATATAGATGTATACATTCTGAAAACAGCCCCACCAACACCCTAAATTAAGGATAATTCCAAACATATCATTTCTCATTTGTAGCACTGTCCAAATTGTCAAAACAGTTCTTGccattaatttaaaaatatttaatgcaCTTTTATTGGACAAAACTCTTTAAATGGCTTTGATAATTCTTCTATTAATGCATAGAAGTTCCATCTCTAGGGAATGATTGCTTGGACTTTAAGATGCCATGAAACTTGAGTATCcaaatttaaatgtttccttTAAATTATGACTTTACTCCACATAAaagtaacaatttaaaaaaagcccttttacaGGGATGATCATAAATTTAGGGAACTTGAGAGTTGCTGAACTTCAGTAAGAAGTCACAGAAAAGgtgtaaataaagtgttttcactgagagttaATGGTGCAATCTCTGCTGTGCGATATGATTCTAAGTGTGCCCCAATTTTAAATCTTCACACCGCATTTATTGTCGCTTACCTGTCTTGAAAGTATTGTGAGAGTGGCTGGTGCAACATTCACAGAGACTGGTGTCCaatcatttttgtctttgcctTTAATTTCCACCTCCAGAGCGTCATTAATGACATCCATACctgagaaacagaaaaacacagagtttGGAATCAAAGTGCCTGGAatcaaatatatttataataatataattaatattaatcttttttttaactgctttcTTACCAACGGGCTTCACCACATTTTTACAACCAAGGTAGTAAACACTGAAGTGCTGGAAGAGTTCATTTTTAGGTACAGGGAACTCTGTTAGGAAACAAAAAGAGACATTAGATTATCTTTCCACAAGCTATGATGACATTAAATTAAAGCCCGTTAACAGTACCTTGAATAGGGATGACTGTATCTCGGTCAGAGCCGAATCTGCCGAACCCTGGCTTAGTTGCTTTTCTCTCCATCATTATCTAAAAAAGTTGAAGTTTCAAGTTAGAAATCCATGGCTGATGATGCCCGAGCCCTGTCCCTGTGTACCAAATTCATTACGAAACAAAATTAAATCCAAATCGCGGCTGACCTTTGAACACATCTCATGTAAGCTGGTGGCGATGTTCTTGGCAGGCGAGTCACAACGGAAAACATGACACTTCAGAACTTGGGTCAAGTTGTCTCGAGCCACATATGCAAAATCCCTGCAGGTGAAATTAGATGGGAAAGGTCAGAGTCACATATTGAATTattaatacaacaaaaaaaaaaaagtgtgacgctacttttaacaaatacacacacacacacacacacacacacacacacacacacaccactgcaaatatagaaatcacaaaaataatcaATTGGCAGAAGTAAGTGAAATATACCTTTCCCTGTTCATGATGGAAAATGCAGCATGAAAGAAAAGAcatgatggttagttgcaggattacaggtaaaacacaaaaacaggacaCATCAGgagtgttattatttttgtgtgtaatCCTAACGataatccagcagagggcagcactgcCCTGACATTCAGTATCTTCAGGAAAGTAAAGCAGGAGGCTGTCGATTATTTAAAATaggaataaatatttaaatgcagaTTAAGAGACAGAGAATTCAGAGAGGGCTGTTTGTCAGGAGGAAAAAATACCTTGACTGAGGGCAAAATAAACCTCTTAAGGTAAATATTTAATGctccaataaaatgaaaatgtgaactataaattaaagaaaaagagtACTAACACACAAGGGCCGCAATAATTGACTGATTAATCCACCACTACAGTTAAATACAAATATGTTCCAGTTTATTCGCTCCTCTTTGGACAAAATAAGTCAATGGAGAATGTTGACATTTCAAAGTTTAGGGAAACAcgattaaatattgtttttgacaTCCCATAGACAAAACTACTTATCAATTAtcaacaaaataacaaacaggTTCACTGAATAATGTAATTAATacttagttgcagccctatatcacacaacaaatacaactaCATGATAGTTTCAAGTAGTTTCCTTTAAAGATACAGTGtgttaaatgtgacattataattttctaaataaacctaCCATCACCTGATTatataattgttgtttttcattagccATTTCTGATCACCATGTTTAAACAAAGTGCGTCAATCTTCCGTCTCCACGACGGATCTACTGGATACTGACCTGCCGTTGTCTCTGCCTACACCCCAAACACGGATACTGCCGATGGGCTGAGTGTGAAGCAGAGTTTGGCCCAGCGGGTCGATCAAGTTCATCGTGTCATTCTCCAAAACCATCAGCATGTCCTTCCCCTGTCACAACACACGCACATTCTTACTAAGAGCAGCTTCACTTAtaaactgtgctgctgctgtcaacTTCAGGAGTTAAAGGGTGGTTGTGTACAACCATTAAATACAGAGACACTTGTTTAAACTTGTGCTTTGACTATTGTATCCGCAGTCGACATGTTCACCAcaataaagcagcaacaacgacgacgacgacactGTGACTTCACAGAAAAAGCTCCTGCAATGACTGAAGCTGTATTCTGTAGGAACATGCATGAGCTCCATCAAGTGGTAAATGGGGATATTACAAGCAAGACAGTATTAAAAACAGTCTATGCAACTGAACAGAGTAAAAAGTGTCTTTGTTAGGGACATTGTTCTATGAAAGAAACCCGATTTTGGGCAGAAACAAGTAAGTAGACGTCcaaacattgtgtttttggaGAGACTTTCTGGTCAGTGGTTGTGTAGCTCTGTGTAGCAGGCAAGACAACAACTTTGACAGATGACACTGCCTCTAGAAAACATCTGCTAACATCCTGTCGTTACTGTAgatcctagaccgtttgtgatttttgaaattcaaaaactatggactagCGATTtttccagggtgtgaccccgcctttcgcccatgtcagctgggattggcacagcacccctgcaaccctcatcgAAAAGTGAtagttattttggaaaaatggaGTGTAGAATCCTCTCACCTCTCCCCAGATACCAGCAGCGTCATGGAGGTTGTGTTTGTGATAGGAGAGCTGCCTGATGCAGTTGTTGACAGCAATGCTGCTCTTGCCGGGTGCCATGTCCTCCTCGGACATCTCGACCCATCCCAGTGAACGCACCGCAAAACACTGgggggaaataataataaaagaaaaaaagatgcaacACGTTAGGACAAAGCAGGACTGCACAGAGAAGGCGAAGAGACATTAAGTTACTGTAGGAGAAGATTAGAGGTTCAGGCCTCATCTTCATCTCTCGTTTGTTTGAGTAAACTAAGCAAAACTTCAGCTTCCACATAAACTATTAATACCACCTGCAATTACAGCCCGCTCAGCTGTACGTTTAAGTGTGAGAGTTCTGAAATATTATGGAACAGATTCACATTCTTACCCTGGAAAAAAGGCACTTTTAACATTCAGTATGCTCAGAAAATGCAAGAACACTGATTTACCTTAGTTTCTATATCGGTGGAGAGTGGAGTGAACTTCTCATCTTCCTCGGACTGGGCGCAATTGTAGCTACGGCAAGAAGAGTAGAAAATTCAGTAACGTTAAGTCAGTGAACTATCAGCCACTAACAACTCATCAAAACTGCTTGAACAGCACGTACTTCAGGTTGATGGATGCATAGCGTAGAGTTGCTCCTTCAAACTCTTTTAGACTTTGATCAGACATAacttctgcctcctcctcctcctgaaatCAAAAAGAATATAAATTCCAGGGACAGAATTAAGTTGTAATTTCACAAGAAAATCAGCTACAACCTGTGTCAAGATGAGGAGCATGGCCACATATTGTTCAATTATAGTTTGGTTTAGGCTTCACAACGAAATAAAACGCCTACATTATCAGCTGATTTTGGCTGGCGTACAGATAAAGAAATCTAGAGCTTTCATCTTTGAAGGAATGAAAACAGGACTGGGTGATAAGTGCAAAAATGTTATcatgataaaaatgtttaaaatctgtcGACATAGACAATCATGTTGATGAGTCGAATATTTAAAGTTTTACTCCTGAGGAATGTTAAAGAAAGCAATTAAATGTAGACTTAAactttttaatatacagtaactGCAAATataagtgtgtttgcacagcggGTAAATATGATATTGGAACTTTAGTAATGTTGATATTGATGGAAATTATACAAATTTGAGAAATGTACCAATAATTAATATAAGTTAACATAAATTAATAACACCTGTGCAGTCACTTATTTTCCATTGTGTGACCTAGAAAAACATTTGCCTGAAAGTACTTTTAGGTTTCATGTAATCAAAAGTTAAAGTTCCTTCTAAAAATGGGGTTGAGTGTATGTAACAATGCTAACTGTTGGCACGTGCATGTATTCTGCCATAAAGgttagcatgaagctaacaTATTGACAGTGTTTTCCGAGCATGTTTTTGTATGCTTAGTTTCACAGTGTTTTTTGGGTAAAGTTTTAAAACGGAACTTCCGAAGCAGAGTAGCAAGGGCAgaataatttttattttgaagacttACTTTCCACAGGTCTTCACCAGCTGCTTCATCTGTGCCGGAGAGGTGAGCCCAGGATTCCTGGAAAATGGAACAGAAGTAATTACTATCATGATAATaacagtctgtgtctgtggacgAGAAAAAACATAAGTGTTGAAACTCACCTCGGGTTCGTCACAGGGAGTGGTCTCCAGGGACATACTGGAGGACATCATGGAGTCGCCGACTTTACCGAGGGGAGAGGGAGGTTCCCACTGGGTGGTGCCTGTGGGGATGTGCCAGTAGTACGTGCCAGATGTATCTCGCACCCTCATCCATCCTGAGGGCAGGTCTGTGTCCGTCTCAAAAGCACTGGAGTCCCAGAAGGACTCTGAAGGAAAGGGAGTAAATGAAAAACCACATGTTAAGTGTTGAATGTGTGGTGGAAGAAATTAAagttattaatataattttctTTATAATTTAACAACTCTTTTGAAGCCTAACTTTATAACTGCACTCTTAGTGACTCAGGCTCCATTTTAGATTGAAATCTAAAGGACAGTGTTTCAGTCTCGACAGGCAGAACCAAAGACATTTATCAGATCAtcagatgtgaaagaaaatgtcaattgACTATATGCATGGTCATCAAGCTGTCAGCCAAAGACGTagagatgttctacagtcaGTGTCTTAGTATTTAGCAGAGGCTGTGCACAGAAGGATGCTCTGCTTTTGTCCCCTCATGATGGTGAAATTTCATTttaggccatgttgaatccctGAAGAACTACTGaaacaactactaaaagacaATGCAAGTGTTTATCAATTGATAACAGAAGTTTTAATCACTCACATTCCCTTAGCGACAACTGACTCGGAATTAAAGGAGCGGaagttattgtattttattgaagCGGAAGTTGTAAGTGACACTGACAAAGCCTTGTTTCCCCCCTCCCCCAACTTACTGAATCTCCACAAAACTGGAAACATGGATGTAGATTTATTCTGATCTATACCTAATCCAGATCAGGTTCTTCACTACATACTACAACATAACCAGGGTAATTTAACAATAGACAGCTGATAAGATagattttacaaattaaagtagTAAAAGACACCGCACTTGACTGTATACAGCTGCTATACATGACattgtatagtatatatacacacacaactatAAAATTGACCGACCACATTGGTGTCATGGACCAATGTGGTCGGTCAATTTTATGAAAATGCTTGATACCAAAATGCTTGGCTGAATCCAAAATCATCACTGCACAAGAAAAGGGAAAGGAAAGTGTTTCCAATCCATAAGTGTATCCACCACTGCACTAATTAGTTCTCAGAGTCTTTTAAGTCCAAGCAAAACTTATTGTATTGTAACTGAAAGTACCCTATCCCAATCAATATCGAGTTGAATAGAACCGTGTCAGAAAATCATTGGCaactcttctttctctttaGCTGCTTCTTCAACACCGTCACAGCCCAATTTTCATCAAGTCTCTTGAGTGAGTTCCGTGAGGTCTGTCCAGGTTCTCACGGAGGAGGAAGAGCTACATACGCGCTCCTTTAGACTGcgacaaaacaaatgtttgattGTAGATTGTCttaagaaggagagagagagacaatttTCACAGCCGACGTCACGCACATCCTGAGGACCAGGTTCACACTGGATGAGGAACATCTCACTTTTGATTTAATAACATGTTAACTGATGGGAGCCTCCACACTGGAAATAGATTTCTTGCCTATTTTCCACACGAGCCACGCACtcacagcaaaaatagacagtgAAAACAATCTTTCAGCACAGTTTTAGCATCTCTATCTGTCACATATGTCATCACGACAACACCTTCTGTTCCTGTTTTGAGGTCAAAGCacattgcattttaatttttacttcATTCTATTTGTTTTGGGGGGTTCTAACAATactttattgtgaaaaatgtgCAGGACCCACTAACAGATGCGCTATGTATTAAGAGTAATTGAAAAGTGTAAATCTGAGTCTGCACAGCATGTGTAGAGTAGACTTTTTCCCTGTGTGAACGATTTAGTGTAAACCCAAAGTTTAAGTATAAAGCACAGGTTCCTGTATGaatttttcttctctgttcaACCTAGAAATGTCAAAGCCTTTTATAATATATCACAAGGGAATTTAAAAAGTACCAAACCATAACAAGGCTCTGCAGCAGACTGGATGTTTAGAAACCCACTGGGCCTGACACTCATAGtagcacattttatttgaatacagcatttttcttctttcttttttttttagctttacatatatatatatatatttttaatatattatgaATAGTCATGGTAATTGATTGACTTGCAAGCAAATACTCATGCCCATCCTAAGTTGATAGCAAGttaatttctctgtgtttccccCAGTGGTTAGATCGTTCTTTTACTTTGCTTTATACATCTTAGAATGACATTAGTGGTAGATTACTATCAGCTCTGATCAGTTAGTAATATGATGACTGCTGACTGGTCCTTGTAATCAAAAAGCTTGGTAATCTCTAGTATTACGCATATTCCTCTGTTGGCAGCAGTTACACCAGAGTGCAATATGCTACACCGTGAATCTGGAGCATCCTTAGGTGCTTTTTAGTCCTGTATaaggctgtaaaaaaaataaatgtgaagcCTGAACACATCAAGCCCTGTGCACTGTTCAGTGTTTACCTTTGTTGCCATTTGGAGAGCTGTCGGCCGTGTTATGCTGAGACACTGCAGGCCAGCTGGTCTCCTCCTCACTGGGTGTCCCGTTCATGTTGGTGAAGAGGAG encodes:
- the apbb1 gene encoding amyloid beta precursor protein binding family B member 1; protein product: MGGHDDDDDVPYVVSKQKQDEELKNKLNDSSSHWCDQESTGNNAKWVKEGQNQLRKVAENHQDQDHNCNISQNGNKEDFPHLNTTQEEQQGNEEQNKPPKIAMTPALSQEESKNILNEPLLIDTLESTEEKDGEREEDGKEKENKSEEDEETTGDPEDESVVEEQSNVESQMEGSVGGGNACLLFTNMNGTPSEEETSWPAVSQHNTADSSPNGNKESFWDSSAFETDTDLPSGWMRVRDTSGTYYWHIPTGTTQWEPPSPLGKVGDSMMSSSMSLETTPCDEPEESWAHLSGTDEAAGEDLWKEEEEAEVMSDQSLKEFEGATLRYASINLNYNCAQSEEDEKFTPLSTDIETKCFAVRSLGWVEMSEEDMAPGKSSIAVNNCIRQLSYHKHNLHDAAGIWGEGKDMLMVLENDTMNLIDPLGQTLLHTQPIGSIRVWGVGRDNGRDFAYVARDNLTQVLKCHVFRCDSPAKNIATSLHEMCSKIMMERKATKPGFGRFGSDRDTVIPIQEFPVPKNELFQHFSVYYLGCKNVVKPVGMDVINDALEVEIKGKDKNDWTPVSVNVAPATLTILSRQDEDVLYECRVRFLSFMGVGKDVHSFAFIMAEGPRDFTCHMFWCEPNAASLSEAVQAACMLRYQKCLDARPPSLASCLPTPPADSVARRVKKGVQSLLGSFKSYRSGPQSP